TGTGATTGCTCTCTGCAGCGAGGTGGTGAACAGGGAAAGAGGGTTTAAGGACTCCATATCGAACTGCGCGGCCGGCACCGTAACGGCCAATATCCCGCTCGGATGGGTGGTGGGGGCGCTGCCCGATGGACGGAAGGCCGGTGCTCCTATTTCGGAAGGCGGCATTTCTCCGCATCACGGCAGGAACACCAGCGGCCCGACAGCGACCATGATGTCGGTGGCCAAACTTGATATGACCAAACTGACCAACGGGGCTGTGCTGAACATTAGATTTAGTCCCGATGCGTTGAAAGACGCCGGCAAGATTAAAAAGCTCGCCGCGATGATCAGGGCCTATTGTGAAACCGGCGGTTACCTTGTCCAATTCAACATTGTCAGCACCGATACCTTGAAGAAAGCCCAGCAGGAACCGGAAAACTACAAGGACCTCCTGGTCAGGGTGGCGACCTACAGCTCATATTTTGTTGAGCTAAGCCCTGAACTTCAAAACGACATTATTGCCAGAATGGAATTTGGGGATGTTTGAAAAGAAAATAAAAAAAAGTAACTATAGGCAAGGAGTGGTTGTTGATGAGCAATAAGATCAATTGGGCGCATGTGGAAAAAATGATCGAACAGTACGGCCGCGAAGTCTATTTCCGGTTTTATGGTCTGCCCGAGATCTGCGACCCGACCAATACCGCTTTCGCCATTGGGGTGGACGTACAGCCGCCGTGGAAGATCCCTCCCAAAATAGCAGTATCGACCGCCATCACCGGAGCGCTGTACAGCAAACGCAACAATCCCAACCAGCCCGTCACCCCTGAGGAGATTTACAATTCTGCCCGGGAGGCCTGTCTGGCCGGCGCACAGATAGTTCACATCCATGTGCGGGATGAAAACGGTTACAGCGTGCTCGAGCCCGATCTGTTCCACCGAGTGATCGCTCCCCTGAAGAAAGAGTTCCCGGATGTGCTGTTCGACGGATGTTTGGTTCCCGGCAGGGAAGAGGATTGGCCCAAGCTGGTCCAAATGTTGAAGGACGGCCTGCTCGAGGTCACCCCGATCAACACCGTGGCGACCTATAACGGCGACAACCTGTTCTGCAATCCCCCGCATGTGATGATTGAGCAAACCAGGATTGTTCAAGAGCATGGGCTTAAAGCGCAGGTCGCCGTCTATTCCGACGGGGATATCGACAATGCCGACCGTTACCTGATTAAAACCGGCCTGCTGGAAAAGCCGTACCACTTTTTAATCCTGCCGGCCTTACCCGGCTGCAGCCCCATGCACAATCCCAGGGCCATGGTGGAAACATTGATGCACAGTTATAACCGCATTATGGATATCGATGATACGGCGGTCGTTATGGTTTGCGCGGCGGGGAGGGCCTCCAGCTACCTGGCCACGTTGGCCGTTTTGCTGGGGTTAAACATCCGTATAGGAATGGAGGATACTGTTTGGAAGTGGCCTCACCGTAATGAAAAACTGACCAACAACGCTGAAGTGTTTAAGAGTTACAAGCAGATTGTTGAGCTCCTCGGTCGAGAAATAGCGACTGCCGACGAGTATCGGCAAATGATCGGTTTGCCCGCCAAAAACGCTGGCAAATAAACAGCAATCACCACACAAAAGAGAAAAGGCGGGAAAAGAGGTGGTTGCGATTGTAAGCAACAAAGTATGGAACAAACATTTCACTGACATTTGGGCGGCAAACTTGTTTGTGTCCATTGCAATGGTAATGCTCAATAATACTCTCGCCTTATACATAGATGATTTGGGAGGCAGTACCAGGCTCAGCGGGGCCATGACTTCGGCTTTTGCGATCGCTGCACTCCTGACCAGGGTGTTTAGCGGAGATCTTGTCGATGTTAAAGGGCGAAGGGCAGTCATGATTGCGGGCTGCCTCATTTTTGCTATAGCTACCCTTATTTTCAATGTTACCACAGCATTTTGGGTTTTGCTGGCGTTAAGAGCGCTGCAAGGCGTGGGCTTTTCCGCAGCTGGAACTGCCTTTGGCGCTGCTGCGGCGG
The DNA window shown above is from Peptococcaceae bacterium and carries:
- a CDS encoding 3-keto-5-aminohexanoate cleavage protein — translated: MSNKINWAHVEKMIEQYGREVYFRFYGLPEICDPTNTAFAIGVDVQPPWKIPPKIAVSTAITGALYSKRNNPNQPVTPEEIYNSAREACLAGAQIVHIHVRDENGYSVLEPDLFHRVIAPLKKEFPDVLFDGCLVPGREEDWPKLVQMLKDGLLEVTPINTVATYNGDNLFCNPPHVMIEQTRIVQEHGLKAQVAVYSDGDIDNADRYLIKTGLLEKPYHFLILPALPGCSPMHNPRAMVETLMHSYNRIMDIDDTAVVMVCAAGRASSYLATLAVLLGLNIRIGMEDTVWKWPHRNEKLTNNAEVFKSYKQIVELLGREIATADEYRQMIGLPAKNAGK